In one Polyangia bacterium genomic region, the following are encoded:
- the rpmD gene encoding 50S ribosomal protein L30 has translation MAKKLRVTLIRSGINRPEPQKRTIKGLGLTKMGRTVVLADNLAVRGMIRSVSHLVHVESGD, from the coding sequence ATGGCCAAGAAGCTGAGAGTCACGCTGATCCGCAGCGGCATCAATCGCCCGGAGCCCCAGAAACGCACCATCAAAGGCCTCGGCCTGACCAAGATGGGACGCACGGTGGTTCTGGCGGACAATCTGGCCGTTCGTGGCATGATTCGCTCCGTTTCACATCTGGTTCACGTCGAATCCGGCGATTAG